One part of the Aspergillus luchuensis IFO 4308 DNA, chromosome 5, nearly complete sequence genome encodes these proteins:
- the cprA gene encoding NADPH--hemoprotein reductase cprA (COG:C;~EggNog:ENOG410PGVU;~InterPro:IPR001709,IPR001433,IPR001094,IPR017927, IPR023208,IPR023173,IPR029039,IPR008254,IPR017938, IPR039261,IPR003097;~PFAM:PF00175,PF00258,PF00667;~go_function: GO:0003958 - NADPH-hemoprotein reductase activity [Evidence IEA];~go_function: GO:0010181 - FMN binding [Evidence IEA];~go_function: GO:0016491 - oxidoreductase activity [Evidence IEA];~go_process: GO:0055114 - oxidation-reduction process [Evidence IEA]) produces MAQLDTLDLVVLAVLLVGSVAYFTKGTYWAVAKDPYASTGPAMNGAAKAGKTRNIIEKMEETGKNCVIFYGSQTGTAEDYASRLAKEGSQRFGLKTMVADLEEYDYENLDQFPEDKVAVFVLATYGEGEPTDNAVEFYQFFTGDDVAFESGASADEKPLSKLKYVAFGLGNNTYEHYNAMVRQVDAAFQKLGAQRIGSAGEGDDGAGTMEEDFLAWKEPMWAALSESMDLQEREAVYEPVFCVTENESLSPEDETVYLGEPTQSHLQGTPKGPYSAHNPFIAPIAESRELFTVKDRNCLHMEISIAGSNLSYQTGDHIAVWPTNAGAEVDRFLQVFGLEGKRDTVINIKGIDVTAKVPIPTPTTYDAAVRYYMEVCAPVSRQFVATLAAFAPDEESKAEIVRLGSDKDYFHEKVTNQCFNIAQALQSITSKPFSAVPFSLLIEGITKLQPRYYSISSSSLVQKDKISITAVVESVRLPGASHMVKGVTTNYLLALKQKQNGDPSPDPHGLTYSITGPRNKYDGIHVPVHVRHSNFKLPSDPSRPIIMVGPGTGVAPFRGFIQERAALAAKGEKVGPTVLFFGCRKSDEDFLYKDEWKTYQDQLGDNLKIITAFSREGPQKVYVQHRLREHSELVSDLLKQKATFYVCGDAANMAREVNLVLGQIIAAQRGLPAEKGEEMVKHMRSSGSYQEDVWS; encoded by the exons ATGGCGCAACTCGATACCCTCGATCTGGTGGTCCTGGCGGTGCTTTTGGTGGGTAGCGTGGCCTACTTTACCAAAGGCACCTACTGGGCAGTTGCCAAAGACCCTTATGCCTCCACCGGCCCCGCGATGAACGGCGCGGCCAAGGCTGGCAAGACTCGGAACATCATTGAGAAAATGGAAGAAACGGGCAAGAACTGTGTTATTTTCTACGGATCGCAAACCGGAACCGCCGAGGATTACGCCTCCAGACTGGCCAAGGAAGGATCTCAGCGATTTGGCCTCAAGACCATGGTCGCTGACCTCGAGGAATACGACTATGAGAACTTGGACCAATTCCCCGAGGACAAGGTTGCGGTTTTCGTGCTCGCCACCTACGGAGAGGGCGAGCCTACGGATAACGCTGTCGAGTTTTACCAGTTCTTTACCGGCGACGACGTTGCTTTTGAGAGCGGCGCTTCTGCGGACGAGAAGCCTCTGTCCAAGCTGAAGTACGTCGCTTTCGGTCTGGGTAACAACACTTATGAACACTACAACGCCATGGTTCGTCAGGTCGATGCTGCTTTCCAGAAGCTCGGCGCTCAGCGTATTGGTTCTGctggtgagggtgatgaCGGTGCCGGTACAATGGAAGAGGATTTCTTGGCCTGGAAGGAGCCTATGTGGGCCGCACTGTCTGAGTCAATGGACCTGCAGGAGCGCGAAGCTGTTTACGAACCCGTGTTCTGCGTCACTGAGAACGAGTCCCTGAGCCCCGAAGATGAGACGGTCTACCTTGGAGAGCCCACCCAGAGCCACCTTCAGGGTACTCCCAAAGGCCCGTACTCTGCGCACAACCCCTTCATCGCCCCTATCGCCGAATCCCGTGAGCTTTTCACCGTCAAGGATCGCAACTGTCTGCACATGGAAATCAGCATCGCCGGAAGTAACTTGTCCTACCAGACTGGTGACCACATCGCTGTTTGGCCCACCAACGCTGGTGCCGAAGTGGATCGGTTCCTCCAGGTTTTCGGTCTCGAGGGTAAGCGTGATACGGTTATCAACATCAAGGGTATCGATGTTACGGCCAAGGTCCCGATCCCGACCCCCACCACGTACGATGCCGCTGTTCGTTACTATATGGAAGTCTGCGCCCCTGTGTCCCGTCAGTTTGTAGCCACTTTGGCCGCGTTCGCTCCGGATGAGGAAAGCAAGGCAGAAATCGTGCGTCTGGGTAGCGACAAGGACTATTTCCATGAGAAGGTCACCAACCAATGCTTCAACATCGCCCAGGCTCTCCAGAGCATCACGTCCAAGCCTTTCTCTGCTGTTCCTTTCTCCCTGCTTATTGAAGGCATCACGAAGCTGCAACCTCGCTACTACTCgatctcctcgtcttctcttGTCCAGAAGGACAAGATCAGCATCACGGCCGTCGTGGAATCTGTTCGCCTGCCCGGTGCCTCTCACATGGTGAAGGGTGTGACTACGAACTACCTTCTCGCgctcaagcagaagcagaacggCGACCCTTCTCCCGACCCTCACGGCCTGACTTACTCCATCACTGGTCCCCGGAACAAGTACGACGGTATCCACGTTCCCGTGCATGTTCGCCACTCGAACTTCAAGCTGCCCTCTGACCCCTCTCGGCCCATCATCATGGTTGGACCTGGTACTGGTGTTGCTCCTTTCCGTGGGTTCATCCAGGAACGCGCTGCTTTGGCTGCCAAGGGCGAGAAGGTTGGACCCActgttctcttcttcggttgcCGCAAGAGCGACGAGGATTTCTTGTACAAGGATGAATGGAAG ACCTACCAGGACCAGCTTGGAGACAACCTGAAGATCATCACCGCGTTCTCGCGTGAGGGTCCTCAGAAGGTCTACGTTCAGCACAGACTCCGCGAGCACTCCGAGCTTGTCAGCGACCTTCTGAAGCAGAAAGCTACCTTCTACGTGTGTGGTGACGCCGCCAACATGGCTCGCGAGGTTAACCTCG